One window of Magallana gigas chromosome 2, xbMagGiga1.1, whole genome shotgun sequence genomic DNA carries:
- the LOC105346082 gene encoding uncharacterized protein codes for MVKQVDSKSEFDSTIKDNKMVVVDFFATWCGPCRMIAPKIEEMEKEYSGVVFIKVDVDENEETAAACEISAMPTFHIYKDGAKVGEVVGANEKAIRDEIQKNQ; via the exons ATGGTGAAACAGGTAGATTCAAAG TCTGAATTTGACAGCACCATCAAGGATAACAAGATGGTCGTAGTTGACTTCTTTGCTACTTGGTGTGGGCCCTGCAGAATGATTGCTCCAAAGATTGAG GAAATGGAAAAGGAATATTCTGGTGTTGTTTTCATCAAGGTGGATGTAGATGAAAATGAG GAAACTGCTGCCGCTTGTGAAATTTCAGCCATGCCAACATTCCATATTTACAAGGATGGAGCAAAG gTCGGGGAAGTTGTTGGAGCAAATGAAAAGGCAATTCGGGACGAGattcaaaaaaatcaataa